GTCAGCCGCCTCGCCGCGTGCACGACCTGTCCGGCCACGGTCCTAGGGGACGAGCACCAGCTTGCCGTGGGTGTGCCCGGCCATCCCCCGCCGGTGCGCCTCGGCGACGTCGGCCAAGGGGAAGACGCCGGCGACGACGACCTCGAGCCGGCCGGACCCGGCCAGGTCGAGCAGCTTCGCGCGGGCAGCGTCCCGGAGCTCGGTTCCCGGGTCGGCGCCCGGGCCGCCGCCCAGCGCGCGGATGCCGTCGGCGGCGGCCCGGTCGAAGGCAGCGATCGTGGCGATGCGCCCCCGGTCGGCGACCAGCTCCAGGGAGACGTCCACGGCCTCGTCGGTGCCCACGCAGTCGACCGCGGCGGCCACGCCGTCCGGGGCGAGTGCGCGCACCCGGTCGGCCAGCCCGTCGCCGTAGCGCACCGGCTCGCCGCCGAACCGGGTGACCAGGTCCGCGCCGTCGCCGCCGACGGTGCCCACGACGCGGGCGCCACGCAGCACCGCGAGCTGCACCGCCATGAGCCCGACCCCGCCGGCGGCACCGTGCACGAGCACGGTGTCGCCCTCGCCCACGCCGGTCGCGGTCAGCAGGTGCACCGCGGTGGCGCCGGCCAGCAGCAGCCCGGCCGCCGGCTCCCACGCCAGGGACGTGGGCTTGGGCAGCAGCGCCGAGGCGGGGACGACGAGCTCGTCGACGTAGCCGCCGCTGACCCGGAACCCCACGACCTCGTCACCGACGGAGACGCCGGCGTCCGACCCGGCCGCGGTGACCACGCCGGCCACCTCGAACCCGAGCCGCCGGGGCAGCTGCGCGGGGTCGGTACCGAAGGCGCCGGTGTAGCTCTTCCAGTCCGCCGGGTTCACCCCGGCGGCGCGCACGGCCACCCGCGCCTGCCCCGGGCCGGGCTCGCCCACCGGCTCGTCGACGACGGTGAGCACCTCCGGCCCGCCGTAGGCACGGGCCAGGACGACGCGGCTCACTCCGAGGCGGTGGCGGTGTCGCCCTCGTCCTGCCGGCTGCCGGGCGGGCCGATCCACACCGTCTTGGCGTTCATGAACTCGTACATGCCCAGCTCGGTCAGCTCCCGGCCGTAGCCGGACTGCTTGACCCCGCCGAAGGGCAGCTCCGGGTAGCTGGTGGTCATCCCGTTGACGAACGCCATGCCGGACTGGATGTCGCGGATGAACCGCAGCCGTTCGCCGGAGTCCTCGCTCCACAGGTTGGAGCCCAGGCCGTAGACGTGCTCGTTGGCCAGCGCGATGGCCTCGTCGAGGTCGGCGACGACGCGCAGCGCGGCCACCGGGCCGAACACCTCGTCGGTCCACAGCTCCATCTCCGGGGTCACGTCGGTCACCAGCGTCGGCTCGTAGAACCAGCCGGGCCGGTCCACCCGCTTCCCCCCGGTGACCACGGTGGCCCCCTTGTCCACCGCGTCGGCGACGAAGCGCTCCACGTCCTCCCGGCCGGACTCCGTGGCCAGCGGACCCACCTTGGTGTCGTCGTCCATCGGGTCACCCACCGGCAGGGCGGCCAGCTTCTCGGCGAACAGCCGGGTGAACTCCTCGGCCACCTCGGCGTGCACGAAGAACCGCTTGGCCGCGATGCAGGACTGCCCGTTGTTCTGGCAGCGCGCGGTCACGGCCACCTCCGCGGCCCGGTCCAGGTCCGCCGACGGCATCACGATGAACGGGTCGGAGCCACCCAGCTCCAGCACCGTCTTCTTGATCACGTCCCCGGCGGTCCGGGCCACCGCCTGCCCCGCGGCGTTCGACCCGGTCAGCGTGGCCGCGGCCACCCGGTCGTCGCGCAGCACCGCCTCCACCTGCCCCGACCCGATGAGGAGGGTCTGGAAGACGTCGGCGGGGAAGCCGGCCTTGCTGAACAGCTCCTCCAGGTACAGCGCGGTCTGCGGCACGTTGCTGGCGTGCTTGAGCAGGCCGACGTTGCCGGCCATCAGCGCCGGCGCGGCGAAGCGCATCGCCTGCCACATCGGGAAGTTCCACGGCATCACCGCCAGCACCACCCCGATCGGCTGGTGCACCACGTAGGCCTCCACCGCACCGACCGCCTCGGCGTCCGCCGGCCGCGGCTGCAGCATCGCCTCACCGTGCTCGGCGTAGAACCGCAGCGCCTTGACGCACTTGCCCACCTCGGCCTGCGCGGCGGACAACGTCTTGCCCATCTCGGTGGTCATCAGCTCCGCGACGGCCTTGGTGTCGCCCTCCAGCACGTCCGCGGCACTGCGCAGCCACCCGGCGCGCTGCGCGGCGGTGGTCAGCCGGTAGCCGTCGAACGCGGCCGCCGCGCGGGCCAGGCGCTCCTGCACCGCCTCCTCCGACAGCGGGTCGAAGGTGCGCAGCGTCTCGCCGGTGGCGGGGTTGATCGTGGCGATGGCCATGGGCGCCGTCCTCTCTCAGGTCGCGGGACCGCGGTGCCCCGCGCGTCGACTGTCTCGCCCCGGGCCCTTCCCCGCGCCGCCCGCGGGCACACCCGCGGCGCGGGCCAGGACGGCGAACGTCCGGCGCACCATCAGGTCCGCGTCCAGGTCGGCGACCGCCCGCGCCCGGGCCCGCCGGGCGAGGTCCGCCCGGCGCGCGGGGTCGGCGAGCAGGCCGCCCAGCGCCGCGGCCAGCGCGCCGGCGTCCTCCGTCGGGACGACGACGACGTCCCCGCCGAGCCGCACCGCGACGTCCCCCACGTCGGTGGACACGCAGGGCAGCCCCTCGGCCATGGCCTCCAGCAGCACCAGCGGTCCGGCCTCGACGCGCGAGGACACCACGAACACGTCCAGCGCGGCGAGGAAGCCGCGGACGTCCTCGACGAAGCCGGTGAAGGTGACCGGCAGCCCCGCCGCGGCCGCGCGCAGCGCGGCACCGTCGCGTCCCTCGCCGCCGACCACCAGCGCCAGCGGGGTGCCGGCAGCGACCAGCCGCCCCACCGCCTCGAGCAGCACGTCGAACCCCTTCTGCGCGGTGAGCCGCCCGAGCGCCCCGACCCGCGGCACCCGGTGCCCGGCCGGCCCGGCCGGGTCCGAGGGGACGTCGACGCCGTTGGGGACGACGCGCACCTGCCCGGCGGGCAGCCCGAGGTCCGCGGACACCCGCGCGGCGATGTCCGACGACGGGGTGAGCACCGCGGCCAGCCGGGTGTACAGCGCGGCCAGGCCCGGCCGGCCGGTGTCGCCGCCCAGGTGCAGCGTGCCGACCGCCGGCGCCACGGCCAGCGCGGCCTCCACGACGGCCGCGTTGGACGCCGGGTCGACCAGGTTGACGGCCACCACGTCGGGCCGGGAGGCGGCCAGCGCGGCGCGCACGGCGGGCGCCCCGGCGGCGTGCCGGGCCACCGGGACCACCGCGAGGCCGCCGGCCGGCGGGACGACGGGGGCCAGCCGGGCGGCCACCGGCTCGGCGGCTACGAGGGACGCCGTCCAGCCCAGTCCCGCGGCCCGCCGCAGGTGGTGGGTGAGGTGGACCTCGGCGCCGCCCCACGCGTCGGAGTCGGCGACGAAGGTCACCCGCCTCACGGGACGAGCTCGCGGGCCGCGGCCAGCACGTCGGCCGGGCGCACCGAGTCCGCGCAGCGGAAGTCGATGGGGCAGACCAGGTGCGGGCACGGGGCACAGGGCACGTCGGCAGCGAGCGCCCGGTGCCGCGGCCCGCCGTGCGCCCAGCGGACCGGCTCGCCGGGCAGGAACACCGTGACGCTGCGCGCGCCGACCGCGGCGGCCAGGTGCGCCGACCCGGTGTCGTTGCCGACCAGCACCGCCGCGTCGCGCAGCAGCGCGGCCAGCCCGCCCAGGCCGGTGGCACCGGTGAGGTCGACGGCCGGGGCCTGCATGGCGGCCACCACGGCGGCGGCGACGTCCCGCTCGCCGGGGACGCCGGTGACCACGACGGCCAGCCCGTCGGCGGCCAGCGCGTCGCCGACGGCGGCGTACCGCTCGGCGGGCCAGCGCCGGGTGGCCGCCGAGGCGCCCGGGTGCAGGACGGCGTACCGGCCGGGCACCAGGCCGTGCCGGGCCAGCAGCGCGGCCTGGGCGGCCTCGTCGTCGGCGCCGACCGGGAAGTGCATCGGCGGGGGGTCGCCCTCCGGCAGGCCGAGGTGGGTGAGCAGCGCCAGGTGCCGCTGCGCCTCGTGCAGGTGCAGCGGGTAGCGCAGGTGCAGGTGCTCGGCTCCCGCCGGTGGCTCCCAGCCGGTCGGGGCGAACCCGCCGACCAGCCGGGCCCCGAGCGCCGCGGTCACCCGGTTGGCCACCGGCCGGTCGCCGTAGACCTGCAGCGCCAGGTCGAACCGACGCTCGACGGCCGCGGCCACGAACGGTGCCCACCCGGCGGGGTCCGGCGTCCGCTCGGGGATGCCCTCGGCGCCGGGGAAGGGCAGCAGCTCGTCGACCCCGCCCAGCCGGTCCACGACCGGCGCCATCTCGCCGTAGGTGACCAGCGTGACGTGCAGGTCGGGGCGGGCGGCGCGCAGCCGGCGCAGCGCGGGACCGGAGCACAGCAGGTCACCGAGGCCCACGCGCAGCCGGACGAGCGCCACCCGGCGCACGGAGGGGTCCAGGAGGGGGCCGGTCACCCGCGCCCCCTTCCCGGGCGCGGACCGTCCGTAACTCTGTTTCACTGCGGTCCGCCCAGGTCGTTCGAGTCACTCCACCCGGAGGTCCGCGTGCCCGTCCACGTGCTGCGGCTGTGCAGCGTCTTCGAGCCGGCCCCGACCGGCTCGGGCGTCGACGGGCGGACCGCGCGCTACGACCCGATCGGCGGGATGCAGAACCACACCGCCACGCTGACCCGCTGCCTGGACGACCAGGGGCTGGCGCAGACGGTGGTCACCTCCCGGCTGGCCGGCCGGCGTGGCAGGACGCCGCTGGGCGGGGCGGCCGTCGTGCACCGCACCGGGCTCCCGGTCCCGGCGCTGCGCCAGCTGTGGGCCCTGGACGCGCTGCGCGTCGTCCTGCGGCGACGGGTCCGGCCGGTCGACGTGGTGCACGCCCACCAGGGCGAGGACGTCGCGACCCTGCTGCTCGCCCGGCTGGCCGCCCGGCGGCACGGCTGCCCCCTGGTGGTGACCGTGCACTGCAGCGTCGGGCACACGCTGCGCGGGCGGGGCGTGCGCACCCGGCTGCTGCGGGCACTGGGCGGGGCCGTCGAGCGCTCGGCGCTGCGCGCGGCCGACGCGGTCGTCGTGCTCACCGCCCGGACGGCGGCGGCGCTGCGCGGGGACGGCGTCCCGGCGGCGCGGGTCGCCACCATCCCGTCGGGGTTCGACCCGGCGCTGTTCGCCGCCGCCGGGCACGCCGACGTCCTGCCCGGTGCCGGCCGGCCGCGGATCGGCTACGTCGGCCGGCTGGCCCCGCAGAAGCGGGCCGACCGGCTGGTCGAGGCGTTCGGGCGGATGCGCGAGCCGGCGACCCTCGTCGTGGTCGGCGACGGGCCGGACCGCGCGCGGGTGCACGCGCTGGCCGCCGGGCTGCCGCGGGTGCACCTCACCGGCTTCGTCGAGCACACCGCCGTCCCGGCCGTGCTGGCGGCGCTGGACGTGCTGGTGCTGCCCTCGGACTACGAGGAGATGGGCTCGGTGCTCACCGAGGCGCTGGCCTCGGGCCTGCCGGTGGTGGCCAGCGACGTCGGCGGCATCCCCGAGGTGGTGCGCGACGGGGAGACCGGCCTGCTCGTGCCGCCCGGGGACGTCGCCGCGCTGGCCGCCGCGCTGGACCGGCTGGCCGCCGACCCCGTCCTGCGCGCCCGGCTGGCGGCCGGTGCGCGGGCCCGCGCCGCCGACTACGCCTGGCCGGCGCTGGCCGCCCGGGTGGCCGCCGTCTACGCGCGGGTGCGGGGGGAGGCGCCGGTCGAGGTGGCCGCGTGAGCGCCGCCGTCGGCGTGCTGCTGCCGGTGCACGACCAGGCCGCCTTCCTGCCCCGCGCGCTGGAGTCGCTGCTCGCCCAGACCTGGGGCGACTGGACGGCGCTGGTGCTCGACGACGGCTCGCCGGACCCGTCGGCGGTCGCCGCGGTGCTCGCCGCGCTGCCCGACCCGCGGGTGCGGCCGGTGCGCTGGGCGGACAACCGCGGCCTGGGCGCGACCCTCAACACCGGCCTGGACGCGCTGGGCACCCCGCTGGTCGCCTACCTCCCCGCCGACGACGTGTGGTCGCCAGACCACCTCGCCGCGCTGCTCGGCTGCCTGGTCGACCCGGCCGTCGTCCTGGCCCGGTCGGGGCTGGCGGAGCCGTCGGACACCGGCTACGCGCAGCTGGTGCAGGTCGCCCACCGGGTCACCGCCGAGCGGTGGACCGAGCGGGCGGAGCTGGAGACCGACGACCTCGGCCGGCTGATGTGGGACCGGCTGGGCGGGCGGACGGCGGACACCGGCCGGGTCACCTGCACCTGGACCCGGCACCCGGCGCAGCGCTCGGCGGCGCTGCGCGAGTCGCGGGACGGCGGGCTGAACGTCTTCCGCAGCCGCTACCGGGTGCGCGAGCCGCTGCGCTTCGCCTCCTCCGACGGCGGGGACGTCGACGAGGTGGCCCGCTACGCCCGGTTCCGGTCGCGGGCGTACCCGCCGTCGCCGGACGGGCTGCGGGTGCTCGTGGTCGGCGAGCTGGCGTTCAACCCCGAGCGGGTGCTGGCGCTGGCCGAGCGCGGGCACCGGCTCACCGGCCTGTGGACGACCGACGGGCTGGGCGACGCCACCGTCGGGCCGCTGCCGTTCGGCCACGTGCCGGACCTGCCCGGCGACGACTGGCGCGCCGGCGTCCGGGAGCTGGCGCCGGACGTGATATGGGCGCAGCTGAACTGGCGCGCGGTCCCGCTGGCGCACGCGGTGCGGT
This window of the Geodermatophilus sp. DSM 44513 genome carries:
- a CDS encoding glycosyltransferase, whose translation is MPVHVLRLCSVFEPAPTGSGVDGRTARYDPIGGMQNHTATLTRCLDDQGLAQTVVTSRLAGRRGRTPLGGAAVVHRTGLPVPALRQLWALDALRVVLRRRVRPVDVVHAHQGEDVATLLLARLAARRHGCPLVVTVHCSVGHTLRGRGVRTRLLRALGGAVERSALRAADAVVVLTARTAAALRGDGVPAARVATIPSGFDPALFAAAGHADVLPGAGRPRIGYVGRLAPQKRADRLVEAFGRMREPATLVVVGDGPDRARVHALAAGLPRVHLTGFVEHTAVPAVLAALDVLVLPSDYEEMGSVLTEALASGLPVVASDVGGIPEVVRDGETGLLVPPGDVAALAAALDRLAADPVLRARLAAGARARAADYAWPALAARVAAVYARVRGEAPVEVAA
- a CDS encoding glycosyltransferase family 4 protein, with the translated sequence MTFVADSDAWGGAEVHLTHHLRRAAGLGWTASLVAAEPVAARLAPVVPPAGGLAVVPVARHAAGAPAVRAALAASRPDVVAVNLVDPASNAAVVEAALAVAPAVGTLHLGGDTGRPGLAALYTRLAAVLTPSSDIAARVSADLGLPAGQVRVVPNGVDVPSDPAGPAGHRVPRVGALGRLTAQKGFDVLLEAVGRLVAAGTPLALVVGGEGRDGAALRAAAAGLPVTFTGFVEDVRGFLAALDVFVVSSRVEAGPLVLLEAMAEGLPCVSTDVGDVAVRLGGDVVVVPTEDAGALAAALGGLLADPARRADLARRARARAVADLDADLMVRRTFAVLARAAGVPAGGAGKGPGRDSRRAGHRGPAT
- a CDS encoding NADP-dependent oxidoreductase: MSRVVLARAYGGPEVLTVVDEPVGEPGPGQARVAVRAAGVNPADWKSYTGAFGTDPAQLPRRLGFEVAGVVTAAGSDAGVSVGDEVVGFRVSGGYVDELVVPASALLPKPTSLAWEPAAGLLLAGATAVHLLTATGVGEGDTVLVHGAAGGVGLMAVQLAVLRGARVVGTVGGDGADLVTRFGGEPVRYGDGLADRVRALAPDGVAAAVDCVGTDEAVDVSLELVADRGRIATIAAFDRAAADGIRALGGGPGADPGTELRDAARAKLLDLAGSGRLEVVVAGVFPLADVAEAHRRGMAGHTHGKLVLVP
- a CDS encoding glycosyltransferase encodes the protein MSAAVGVLLPVHDQAAFLPRALESLLAQTWGDWTALVLDDGSPDPSAVAAVLAALPDPRVRPVRWADNRGLGATLNTGLDALGTPLVAYLPADDVWSPDHLAALLGCLVDPAVVLARSGLAEPSDTGYAQLVQVAHRVTAERWTERAELETDDLGRLMWDRLGGRTADTGRVTCTWTRHPAQRSAALRESRDGGLNVFRSRYRVREPLRFASSDGGDVDEVARYARFRSRAYPPSPDGLRVLVVGELAFNPERVLALAERGHRLTGLWTTDGLGDATVGPLPFGHVPDLPGDDWRAGVRELAPDVIWAQLNWRAVPLAHAVRSAFPELPFVWTFKEAPQRSVVRGEWPLLADLVTRASASLFATEEEHDWFALALAGRVDPDRLGVLDGDLPKRDWLDAPLSAKLSDRDGQPHTVVAGRPAGLDLDLVLALARRGVHVHLHGQKRAPGPTGSWTGWLDAALAAAPGFVHVHPAVGPEEWVGVLSRYDAGWLHRFDSANGGDLRRATWDDLNSPARLPVYLAAGLPVLQQANPGSLVSVERVLRRDGTGLLYRSAEDVPEVLAGELASRRGAAAALAVREQHTFDAHADRLVELFHAVAR
- a CDS encoding glycosyltransferase family 9 protein; translation: MTGPLLDPSVRRVALVRLRVGLGDLLCSGPALRRLRAARPDLHVTLVTYGEMAPVVDRLGGVDELLPFPGAEGIPERTPDPAGWAPFVAAAVERRFDLALQVYGDRPVANRVTAALGARLVGGFAPTGWEPPAGAEHLHLRYPLHLHEAQRHLALLTHLGLPEGDPPPMHFPVGADDEAAQAALLARHGLVPGRYAVLHPGASAATRRWPAERYAAVGDALAADGLAVVVTGVPGERDVAAAVVAAMQAPAVDLTGATGLGGLAALLRDAAVLVGNDTGSAHLAAAVGARSVTVFLPGEPVRWAHGGPRHRALAADVPCAPCPHLVCPIDFRCADSVRPADVLAAARELVP
- a CDS encoding NADP-dependent succinic semialdehyde dehydrogenase; this translates as MAIATINPATGETLRTFDPLSEEAVQERLARAAAAFDGYRLTTAAQRAGWLRSAADVLEGDTKAVAELMTTEMGKTLSAAQAEVGKCVKALRFYAEHGEAMLQPRPADAEAVGAVEAYVVHQPIGVVLAVMPWNFPMWQAMRFAAPALMAGNVGLLKHASNVPQTALYLEELFSKAGFPADVFQTLLIGSGQVEAVLRDDRVAAATLTGSNAAGQAVARTAGDVIKKTVLELGGSDPFIVMPSADLDRAAEVAVTARCQNNGQSCIAAKRFFVHAEVAEEFTRLFAEKLAALPVGDPMDDDTKVGPLATESGREDVERFVADAVDKGATVVTGGKRVDRPGWFYEPTLVTDVTPEMELWTDEVFGPVAALRVVADLDEAIALANEHVYGLGSNLWSEDSGERLRFIRDIQSGMAFVNGMTTSYPELPFGGVKQSGYGRELTELGMYEFMNAKTVWIGPPGSRQDEGDTATASE